GATAACGCTATAACGGCGGATGCGCTGGAACGATCGGTTCGGGAAATCGTCAAAAAAATCCCCGGCGATGATGCTTATCCCGATTTTCTTAAACGGCTTCCCTTGAAAAATCGCATTCCCAATTCGGAGAAATTCATCGCCAAGGATTACTTGGGATGGAAATTCTTCCGCCGCGCAGTCGAAGCCAAATATGTTGTGGAATCGGTCACTCCAACGGTATTCGTAGTTCTATGCCCCGATGCCGATCAAGCGAAGGGAGCCTACGCCGAATTCGTCAAGACGATATCTGGGCAAGCTGGACTTAAAGAGGACGAGCAGGAAGGCGTGAAAAGCGTTTGGTTGAAGGACCCCTATCTGGGCGGAGTCTCCGCCTCGCAGGAAAACGATTGCGTCATCGGCGTCATCTCTCCGCAAGACGATTTGTCCGAAAGCGGACGCAAGGAGCTGATGGAGCAATGCCGCCTGGCTATACGTTCTTTGCAGAAAAAAGAATGAGAAGGCTTCGGCGGCGGCCTATGGCCGAATCGGCGGAAATGGCGGGCGCCGTTTGAGAAACAAGCGGCGCCCGTTTTTACTCGTATTTAACCTTTTTAAGACTCTTTATAATCCTAAAAACGGCAGTTGGCAATTTGTTTGAGATTATTAATCCTTGTTTTTAATAATGATGCGTAATAACATCCTAATCACCCAAAAGGTGAGCGGAATGTATTTCGTAACTTGCTTAATTTATTTAACTTATCACTCGTCAATTGTCACTTATTACTGTTGGACGAAGCGGCTACGCCGCAGAGTTTTGCGTGGCCGGATTTTCTAGTTGAATAATTACCTTGTTAAATTTTTCGAGTTGTCATGTATTCTTACTGAGAAGGCGGATTCTCAAATCCTGCCAACCATTCAATTGACTCAGGAGGAAGATCATGACTCCCTTACGCCGTCGGATGATCGAAGACATGAATTTAGCCGGACTCAGCCAAGGAACTCAAAAAGAATATATTCGCATGGTTTCGGCTTTTGCCCAGCAATTCGGTTGTTCGCCTGAACGGATCGAAGAAGAGCTGGTTCGGATTTACTTTCTGGATCTTCGCGACAATAAAAAAGTCGCCCTTGGAACGTTTCAGGTGCCTTACAGCGCCCTGAAATTTCTCTATCAGACCACGTTGAACTACGGCGGCTGCCCAGGATTTCTTAGATTGCGTCGAGTTTTTGGGCTTCGTTCATGGTTATTGTCGCCTCGTTCGCCTTAGCAGGAGACCAACTTTCTCGATCTCCTACCATCGGCCATTTTTTACGAGGATGACATTTTCACTGTGGCGTTAGACCCTGACATTTTCACTGTGGCGTAACACCTCTATTTTTCATAGTAGACGAATGGTTATTCTTGGTTTAAGATAGGAAGCCTTTTGGTCGGGTGGCAAAAGCAAGGCCGGGTGGCAAGGGCAGGTTTTTTTCTGCCCTTGAGTGATATTTGAAGGATGACCTCCTGCGGCGCACCCTTGCATCTCAATATAAATCTAACGTGCTTTAAGGAAATATATTATGCGCTCGTTATGGATGGCTTCATTTGTTTTCTTTTTGCTTTTTCCCGTATTTTACTGGGCGCAGGATGCTAAAGCGCCTTCGCCGGACGGCGCGCAAAGAATGCGAAAAGCCGCCTCCAGCACGCTGGCGCCGGTCTATGAGCCGTTGGCGGAATGGCTTGTCGATAAGTTCGATCTGATAGAAAAAGAGGGGATCGGCGTCGATGTGGGCGGCGGTCCTGGAACGTTGATTATCGAACTGGCTAAGCGGACGAAAATGCACTGGATCAACGCGGACATCAATCCCAAT
This DNA window, taken from Candidatus Omnitrophota bacterium, encodes the following:
- a CDS encoding DUF6599 family protein, which encodes MRSCAFLVFSMIVFVPAGYSQDISSSAEKSKVMDILPASDFMPGWNFEDKPEFYQPDALYEHVDGEAPLYLSYGFRGLAYARYADSQDAENSIAVEIFDMGDLEGGFGVYSSHRHPTERFALYGTQGYRSGALLIAWKGPYFISMLGDEDNAITADALERSVREIVKKIPGDDAYPDFLKRLPLKNRIPNSEKFIAKDYLGWKFFRRAVEAKYVVESVTPTVFVVLCPDADQAKGAYAEFVKTISGQAGLKEDEQEGVKSVWLKDPYLGGVSASQENDCVIGVISPQDDLSESGRKELMEQCRLAIRSLQKKE
- a CDS encoding phage integrase N-terminal SAM-like domain-containing protein, whose translation is MTPLRRRMIEDMNLAGLSQGTQKEYIRMVSAFAQQFGCSPERIEEELVRIYFLDLRDNKKVALGTFQVPYSALKFLYQTTLNYGGCPGFLRLRRVFGLRSWLLSPRSP